A region from the Rhodamnia argentea isolate NSW1041297 chromosome 7, ASM2092103v1, whole genome shotgun sequence genome encodes:
- the LOC115748681 gene encoding chalcone synthase 6-4-like, with protein MFFFFSLFHHVSDCIAGNRSGMKKRHFIMTEEIFKQNPGICSSGAPSLNQRQDLAIKVHPELAMEAATKAIEEWGQPKSAITHLIMCSTTGVDMPGLDAKLVHLLGLSPSINRLMLYSLGCHASGTVLRIAKDIAENNPEARILTVSVETNVLLFQAPTEDNPASLIPSCTFGDGAAAMVIGTVPLDSTAERPLFQIISTSQMLVPGTVGALTLECRENGIVTTTSKEVPQLISSNLEACLAKTFRSATNSDVVKDWNSIFWAVHLGYTQVFDRVEETLGLSKERLRASRHVREEYGNMLSATVVFILNELRNKSMKEGMATTGEGPEWGVLLGFGPGITIETVVLRSVPLQAVVKSRPFPG; from the coding sequence atgttcttcttcttttccctctttcatCATGTTTCTGACTGTATTGCAGGTAACAGATCTGGCATGAAGAAGCGTCATTTTATCATGACAGAAGaaattttcaagcaaaatccggGTATTTGCTCTTCAGGTGCCCCATCACTCAACCAACGGCAAGATTTGGCCATCAAGGTGCACCCGGAATTGGCAATGGAAGCAGCAACCAAGGCCATCGAGGAATGGGGTCAGCCAAAATCGGCCATCACCCATCTCATCATGTGCTCTACGACTGGTGTGGACATGCCCGGGTTAGACGCGAAGCTCGTCCATCTCCTTGGCCTTTCCCCTTCCATCAACAGGCTCATGCTCTACAGTCTGGGCTGCCATGCCTCGGGGACTGTCCTCCGGATCGCCAAGGACATCGCTGAGAACAATCCCGAGGCACGAATTCTCACGGTTTCCGTCGAGACAAATGTCCTTTTGTTTCAAGCACCTACTGAAGACAATCCTGCGTCTTTAATCCCTAGCTGCACCTTTGGTGATGGCGCAGCAGCTATGGTTATAGGCACTGTTCCACTAGACTCGACTGCAGAACGGCCCCTTTTCCAGATCATCTCCACCTCACAAATGCTGGTCCCCGGTACGGTTGGGGCGCTTACACTTGAGTGTCGGGAGAATGGTATCGTCACAACTACATCGAAAGAGGTGCCACAGCTGATTTCGTCCAACCTGGAGGCATGCTTGGCCAAAACTTTCAGGTCAGCCACCAACAGCGACGTCGTCAAGGACTGGAACTCCATTTTCTGGGCCGTGCATCTCGGATACACGCAGGTTTTTGACCGGGTGGAAGAGACGCTTGGGTTGAGCAAAGAGAGGCTAAGAGCTTCGAGGCACGTGCGAGAAGAGTACGGGAACATGTTAAGTGCCACCGTTGTGTTCATTCTAAATGAGCTAAGGAATAAGTCGATGAAGGAAGGCATGGCCACCACCGGAGAGGGGCCGGAGTGGGGGGTGCTCTTAGGGTTTGGCCCCGGCATCACCATCGAGACTGTCGTTTTGCGAAGTGTGCCCCTGCAAGCGGTGGTGAAGTCACGCCCTTTCCCCGGTTGA